In one Gimesia sp. genomic region, the following are encoded:
- the mprF gene encoding bifunctional lysylphosphatidylglycerol flippase/synthetase MprF produces the protein MLHRLKQLAPLLVITIFVGAIWLLVRELKHYNIHDIRSAVEQIPAWRLWAAGGLTVLNYVLLIGYDYLAVRAIQHPLSLGKISLASFTGFVTSYNFGALLGGTSVRYRLYSAWGLTAMEILQLMLMLGTTYWVGVFALAGVVFLSHPFPIPASLHLPFSSVQPLGGLLLAVAIVYASLTLIRKSPIRVKGIELRLPSTRMTLLQLAVSAGDLLLVAAIVYTLLAHNLTIGYGEFLGIFLMATVTVVLSHVPGGVGVFELVILTLVASPSSAKILAGLLVFRVIYYLIPLFFAVILMGLHELSLNRGLARRTLQQANRWSAAIAPLILSWCTLLAGAVLLFSGATPIVTARLGHLQQTLPLPLVEISHFLGSLIGAALLVLARGLQRRLDSAWWLITGLLSLGILVSLLKGFDYEEAILLGIILLALLLSRRQYYRKGTLIHDRFSLPWAATILSIVLCSLWLGLFAYRNIEYSHELWWAFTIKGDASRFMRGSIGAISVVLLFSFAKLTSAQRPQAHPPTTDELALVRQLVTASPVTSTRLALLGDKSLLFNPQQTAFIMYGIQKRSWISLGDPVGPEADRAELVWQFRELVDLYDGWPVFYQIRPENLSIYLDQGLTILKLGEEARVPLTEFELSGGKRRKLRQAINHCEQAECEFTIIPREQVPAILPELKRISDDWLQSKSTKEKGFSLGYFDETYLSQFPIAVVKQRGTIIAFTNILEGADKEELSADLMRYDQTAPPGVMEYLFVKLMLWGQTEGYAWFNFGMAPLSGIESRPLSPVWNRTANLIFRYGDHFYRFEGLRSYKEKFDPVWTPKYLAAPGGLALPQILRDLVALIGKPHTDSIRRSHDGPLG, from the coding sequence ATGCTGCACCGCCTTAAACAACTCGCTCCTTTGCTGGTGATTACCATCTTTGTGGGAGCCATCTGGCTGCTGGTCAGGGAGCTGAAGCATTACAACATCCACGATATCCGCTCGGCTGTAGAGCAGATTCCCGCCTGGCGACTCTGGGCAGCCGGGGGCTTGACCGTTCTCAATTACGTCTTGCTGATCGGTTATGACTATCTGGCAGTCCGGGCAATTCAGCATCCACTTTCTCTGGGCAAGATCTCGCTGGCTTCCTTTACCGGTTTTGTCACCAGCTACAATTTCGGCGCCCTGCTGGGAGGGACCTCGGTTCGCTATCGTCTGTATTCCGCCTGGGGTCTGACGGCGATGGAAATCCTGCAGCTGATGCTCATGCTGGGAACGACCTACTGGGTCGGCGTGTTTGCACTGGCCGGGGTCGTTTTTCTTTCCCATCCTTTCCCGATCCCCGCATCGTTACACCTTCCCTTTTCCAGTGTTCAACCACTGGGGGGACTGTTACTGGCTGTTGCGATTGTTTATGCCTCGCTGACACTTATCCGCAAATCACCCATCCGGGTCAAAGGCATTGAACTGCGTCTGCCTAGCACCAGGATGACCTTATTACAGCTGGCCGTCTCGGCGGGAGACCTGCTGCTGGTCGCCGCGATCGTGTATACCCTGCTCGCGCATAATCTCACCATTGGCTACGGGGAGTTTCTGGGCATCTTCCTGATGGCGACAGTGACTGTGGTACTTTCCCATGTACCGGGAGGGGTCGGCGTCTTTGAACTGGTAATTCTCACACTCGTCGCCTCCCCTTCTTCGGCTAAAATCCTGGCAGGGTTGCTGGTCTTTCGGGTGATTTACTACCTGATCCCCCTGTTTTTCGCTGTGATATTGATGGGCCTGCATGAGCTCTCCCTCAATCGCGGCCTGGCGCGACGCACACTGCAGCAGGCGAATCGCTGGTCGGCGGCAATCGCCCCCCTGATTCTTTCCTGGTGCACGCTGCTGGCGGGGGCTGTCCTGCTCTTTTCGGGTGCCACCCCCATCGTCACAGCCCGCCTGGGTCACCTGCAGCAGACGCTCCCCCTGCCCCTGGTCGAGATTTCACATTTCCTGGGGAGTCTGATCGGTGCAGCCCTGCTGGTTCTGGCCCGGGGACTCCAGCGGCGACTCGATTCGGCCTGGTGGCTGATTACCGGCCTGCTGAGCCTGGGGATCCTGGTCTCTCTGCTGAAAGGCTTCGACTATGAAGAAGCGATTCTCCTGGGCATCATTCTGCTGGCCCTGCTCCTCAGCCGACGACAGTATTATCGCAAGGGAACCCTGATTCACGACCGCTTCAGTCTTCCCTGGGCGGCTACCATCCTGAGCATCGTACTCTGTTCGCTCTGGCTCGGACTGTTTGCCTATCGGAACATCGAATATTCCCACGAACTCTGGTGGGCGTTTACAATCAAAGGCGACGCTTCACGTTTCATGCGGGGCAGCATCGGTGCGATCTCGGTGGTGCTGCTCTTCTCCTTTGCGAAATTAACCTCCGCCCAGCGTCCCCAGGCACACCCGCCAACAACGGACGAACTGGCACTGGTCAGACAACTCGTGACAGCCTCACCAGTCACGTCTACACGGCTGGCATTACTGGGAGATAAATCCCTGCTGTTCAATCCACAGCAGACGGCGTTCATTATGTATGGCATCCAAAAACGGTCCTGGATCAGCCTGGGAGATCCAGTCGGGCCTGAAGCGGACCGGGCCGAACTGGTCTGGCAGTTTCGCGAACTCGTGGACCTCTACGATGGCTGGCCCGTCTTCTATCAGATCAGACCGGAAAACCTCTCAATATATCTCGACCAGGGGCTGACAATCCTCAAATTGGGCGAAGAGGCACGGGTCCCTTTAACCGAGTTTGAACTCTCCGGCGGGAAACGACGAAAGCTCCGTCAGGCAATTAATCACTGTGAACAGGCAGAATGTGAATTCACGATCATCCCCCGGGAGCAGGTTCCTGCCATCCTTCCGGAACTGAAACGGATCTCTGATGACTGGCTGCAGTCTAAGAGCACGAAGGAAAAAGGATTCTCCCTGGGTTACTTTGACGAAACCTATCTGTCGCAATTCCCGATCGCTGTCGTCAAACAACGGGGAACGATCATTGCCTTCACGAATATCCTCGAAGGCGCCGACAAAGAAGAACTCTCAGCCGACCTGATGCGTTACGATCAGACAGCGCCTCCGGGTGTGATGGAATACCTGTTTGTGAAACTGATGCTCTGGGGACAGACAGAAGGTTATGCCTGGTTCAATTTCGGCATGGCTCCCCTTTCCGGGATCGAAAGTCGTCCACTGTCCCCCGTCTGGAACCGGACGGCGAACCTGATCTTCCGCTATGGCGATCATTTCTACCGCTTTGAAGGTCTGCGCAGCTACAAAGAAAAATTCGATCCGGTCTGGACTCCCAAGTACCTGGCAGCGCCCGGCGGACTGGCACTACCTCAGATCTTACGAGACCTGGTTGCCCTGATTGGTAAACCCCACACTGATTCGATCCGGAGATCGCACGATGGACCACTGGGATAA
- a CDS encoding SgcJ/EcaC family oxidoreductase, with amino-acid sequence MNLSPYLARWGLFFSVLSTGLLLDCSELSAQYQRTPVSGEAEAVEKATAAETKSKPSAAEQAIRKVAVEFKKAFDAGKAEQVASFWAPEGEYVEASGMRLVGRPAIQKAYAAYFKANKKAQIQISVDSVRQIGDDLAIEEGRTMVAVPEGAADYSQYTATHVRQKGKWKMVSVKESNLIPPATQVNLKDLEWLIGSWEAEDVGVTLKTVYRWMPGNKFIERTFTAQTLSGDKPQVMGTQIIGVDPLTGDIMSWTFNTDGSHAIGIWSPVENGWVIESRGVTADGMLTSANNVITKIDKNGCRWQSVNRTVNGVELSDALEVVSRRQ; translated from the coding sequence ATGAATCTCTCTCCGTATCTGGCCCGCTGGGGGCTCTTTTTCTCTGTGTTATCTACCGGTCTGCTGCTGGACTGTTCTGAATTATCAGCACAATATCAGCGGACTCCTGTTTCTGGTGAAGCGGAGGCTGTTGAGAAAGCAACCGCTGCTGAAACCAAGTCGAAACCATCGGCGGCCGAACAGGCCATTCGCAAAGTTGCGGTGGAATTCAAGAAAGCATTTGATGCGGGTAAGGCAGAGCAAGTCGCTTCCTTCTGGGCACCGGAAGGGGAATATGTGGAAGCCAGCGGCATGCGACTGGTAGGCCGCCCGGCGATTCAGAAAGCATATGCAGCGTACTTCAAAGCGAACAAAAAAGCACAAATTCAGATCTCGGTTGATTCCGTTCGCCAGATCGGTGATGACCTGGCAATTGAAGAGGGCCGCACCATGGTGGCAGTTCCCGAAGGGGCTGCAGACTACAGTCAATATACCGCGACCCACGTCAGGCAGAAGGGGAAGTGGAAAATGGTCAGCGTGAAGGAATCGAATCTGATTCCCCCGGCGACGCAGGTGAACCTGAAGGATCTGGAATGGCTCATCGGCAGCTGGGAAGCTGAGGATGTGGGGGTGACACTCAAGACCGTCTATCGCTGGATGCCGGGCAACAAATTTATCGAACGCACTTTTACTGCACAGACCCTGTCCGGCGATAAGCCGCAAGTGATGGGCACACAGATCATCGGTGTGGATCCACTTACGGGGGACATCATGTCGTGGACCTTCAACACCGATGGCAGTCATGCGATTGGAATCTGGTCTCCCGTGGAGAACGGATGGGTGATTGAATCGCGGGGTGTGACTGCAGACGGCATGCTGACCAGTGCCAACAATGTCATCACCAAAATCGATAAGAACGGCTGCCGCTGGCAATCCGTGAATCGAACAGTGAATGGCGTGGAACTGTCCGATGCACTCGAGGTTGTTTCGCGACGGCAATAG
- a CDS encoding protocadherin, giving the protein MRIFISLIAVTALSFVSADLSVAWARGFGGGGFHGGGGGGFRGGGGGGFGGGGGFGGGARNFSGGNFGGGNFGGGGRNFNGGNLGGGNLGGGNFDGSRFSNYGSRFDQPGRFNDKTGFDSNFMNSVRSGDRTNGDNLSRFNNGQFNRGNLNQLNGGRGLRNDGSLNMGNMNFNQRPTRQGLDNFLGLPSDAGHNAVTNSHPQVQDFTGRNTVNSSIANGSGSGNVYHGPNGGIAGEGSYTGPRGNTISGGGAIGPDGGHAAGGSITGNNGGSATGGRVVGPGGASAAGGRVVGPDGGSAAGGRVVGRDGGSAAGGRVVGPNGGGAAGGVVRGPGGGATAGGIVHGPNGGYAAGFVHVPPSTRYYHGAVIRGGFYGWGMYYPGWYSAHPGVWYAHGWPAGYAWTVCTWGAMMDWFAWSNMQPIYYDYGNNVVYQDNSVYVNNQDVGTAEEYTQQASQLAQAGASADVSDQGKWMPLGVFALSPTGETKSDNVVELAVNKDGILRGNFTDTKTKKTQQIQGSVDKKTQRAAWTVGDDKNTVYDTGIYNLTKDEAPLLVHIGKEKTEQWLMVRLDQKDKNTDGSSTSTSGN; this is encoded by the coding sequence ATGAGAATTTTCATCAGTCTCATCGCAGTCACAGCCCTGAGTTTCGTGTCGGCTGATCTGTCGGTTGCCTGGGCCCGCGGATTTGGTGGCGGTGGTTTCCATGGTGGTGGTGGAGGCGGTTTTCGCGGCGGCGGAGGTGGTGGCTTCGGAGGCGGAGGCGGCTTTGGTGGAGGTGCCCGTAATTTCAGCGGTGGTAACTTCGGTGGAGGCAATTTCGGCGGCGGTGGTCGCAACTTCAATGGTGGTAATTTAGGTGGCGGTAATTTAGGTGGCGGTAATTTTGATGGCAGCCGCTTCTCGAATTACGGAAGTCGCTTCGATCAACCTGGCCGCTTCAACGATAAAACCGGCTTCGACTCTAATTTCATGAACTCGGTTCGTTCGGGTGACCGGACGAATGGCGATAACTTGAGCCGCTTCAACAACGGACAGTTTAACCGGGGTAACCTCAATCAATTGAATGGCGGCCGTGGTCTGCGTAACGATGGTTCGCTCAATATGGGTAACATGAATTTCAATCAGCGACCGACGCGTCAGGGCCTGGATAATTTTCTGGGGCTCCCTTCAGACGCCGGTCATAACGCAGTCACCAACTCGCATCCTCAGGTTCAAGACTTTACCGGTCGCAACACTGTGAACAGCTCGATTGCTAACGGCTCTGGTTCCGGTAACGTCTATCACGGACCAAATGGTGGAATCGCCGGTGAAGGCAGCTATACCGGGCCGCGGGGAAATACCATTTCAGGCGGTGGAGCGATTGGTCCTGACGGTGGGCATGCCGCGGGCGGAAGTATTACAGGTAACAATGGTGGTTCTGCTACCGGTGGTCGTGTCGTCGGCCCCGGTGGAGCATCCGCGGCCGGCGGGAGAGTCGTTGGACCGGATGGGGGCAGTGCTGCCGGCGGACGCGTTGTCGGTCGCGATGGCGGCTCCGCTGCGGGCGGCCGGGTTGTCGGTCCGAATGGTGGTGGTGCTGCGGGCGGTGTTGTGCGTGGTCCCGGCGGAGGCGCTACCGCAGGTGGTATCGTCCATGGACCAAATGGTGGTTATGCTGCCGGCTTCGTGCATGTCCCTCCTTCGACACGTTACTATCATGGTGCTGTGATTCGCGGCGGTTTTTATGGCTGGGGGATGTATTATCCCGGCTGGTACTCTGCTCACCCTGGTGTCTGGTATGCTCACGGCTGGCCGGCTGGCTACGCCTGGACGGTCTGTACGTGGGGAGCGATGATGGACTGGTTTGCCTGGTCGAACATGCAGCCGATCTACTATGACTACGGGAATAACGTGGTCTACCAGGACAACAGCGTCTACGTCAATAATCAGGATGTGGGAACCGCTGAAGAGTACACTCAGCAGGCCAGTCAACTGGCTCAGGCTGGTGCTTCGGCGGATGTCAGTGACCAGGGGAAATGGATGCCGCTGGGCGTGTTTGCACTCTCACCGACGGGGGAAACCAAGTCGGACAATGTGGTCGAACTGGCTGTGAACAAGGATGGAATCCTGAGAGGGAACTTCACCGATACCAAGACTAAGAAGACGCAGCAGATTCAGGGCTCGGTCGATAAAAAGACTCAGCGGGCAGCCTGGACTGTCGGCGACGATAAAAACACTGTCTACGACACAGGGATCTATAACCTCACCAAAGACGAAGCACCCCTGCTGGTTCACATTGGCAAGGAAAAGACCGAGCAATGGCTGATGGTTCGTCTGGATCAGAAAGACAAGAACACCGACGGGAGCAGCACCTCTACTTCAGGGAACTAA
- a CDS encoding arylsulfatase, with translation MPSAPLDRISHSLFGLTCLLLALLLPLDHLSAAQRPNILLIVADDLGYSDLGCFGGEIETPQLDSLAKDGVRLTQFYNTGRCCPSRGSIMTGQYPHRVGLGHMTRSLNQRGYQGHLDDQAITIAQILQQGGYRTFLSGKWHLGTEDPTKHGFEEFYGTLVSAKTFWDVDHFTRLPATRDTHTYPKGEFYGTDALGDYAIDFMRMGRRNPDQPWFLYLAFNAPHFPLHAPKKGIEKYADRYHIGWDQVRQQRLARMKQLGIVPEETKLSPRSRYWDWGEAEARVNPAWDSLPTDRRGDLARRMAIFAAMVDRLDQNVGRVLTSLRQNNELENTLIIFTSDNGACAEWDPFGFDIRSSRNNTLYWGDQLDRMGGPDTHHSVGSGWANASNTPWRLYKHYNHEGGIASPGIVHWPASVKQSGKIISTPAHIIDIVPTLLEAAQVAYPESWDNIPTIPLPGRSLLPLLQGKPQSERTLYFEHQGNRAIREGRWKLAATRGGPWELYDVSRDRTELNDLAKAEPERVQQLARKWDQWAQENFVLPFPQDYRIDYLAPLQKP, from the coding sequence ATGCCCTCTGCTCCCCTGGACCGAATCAGCCACTCGCTGTTCGGCTTGACCTGTCTGCTACTGGCACTGCTGCTCCCCCTGGATCATCTGTCCGCAGCCCAGCGGCCAAATATCCTGCTGATTGTTGCCGACGATCTGGGGTATTCCGACCTTGGTTGTTTTGGTGGAGAAATCGAAACACCACAACTCGATTCCCTGGCAAAAGACGGTGTGCGGCTGACCCAGTTCTACAATACCGGTCGCTGCTGTCCTTCTCGCGGATCGATCATGACCGGGCAATACCCGCATCGCGTCGGACTGGGGCACATGACGCGGAGCCTGAATCAGCGCGGCTACCAGGGACATCTCGACGATCAGGCGATTACGATCGCGCAGATTTTACAGCAGGGTGGCTACCGCACGTTTCTCTCTGGTAAATGGCACCTCGGAACAGAAGACCCGACCAAGCACGGCTTCGAAGAATTTTACGGGACGCTGGTCAGCGCCAAAACGTTCTGGGACGTCGATCATTTCACCCGTCTCCCCGCCACCCGCGATACGCATACTTATCCTAAGGGAGAGTTCTACGGGACTGATGCCCTGGGGGACTATGCCATTGATTTTATGCGGATGGGCCGACGGAATCCCGATCAGCCCTGGTTCCTCTATCTCGCATTCAACGCACCGCACTTCCCACTGCATGCCCCCAAAAAAGGAATTGAGAAATACGCAGATCGCTACCACATCGGCTGGGATCAGGTCCGGCAACAGCGGCTGGCACGCATGAAACAACTGGGGATCGTACCTGAAGAAACCAAACTTTCGCCGCGATCCCGTTACTGGGATTGGGGAGAAGCCGAAGCACGCGTCAACCCGGCCTGGGATTCACTCCCCACTGACCGCCGAGGAGATCTGGCACGCCGCATGGCAATCTTTGCTGCGATGGTCGATCGTCTGGATCAGAATGTAGGACGCGTATTAACCAGCCTGCGCCAGAACAACGAGTTGGAGAACACGCTGATCATCTTCACGTCAGATAACGGAGCCTGTGCCGAGTGGGATCCGTTTGGCTTTGATATCCGATCCAGTCGCAATAACACACTCTACTGGGGCGATCAGCTTGATCGCATGGGAGGCCCGGATACGCATCACAGTGTCGGTTCCGGCTGGGCTAATGCCTCCAACACCCCCTGGCGTCTCTACAAGCATTATAATCACGAAGGAGGCATCGCCTCTCCAGGGATCGTCCACTGGCCTGCCAGTGTAAAGCAGTCCGGCAAAATCATCTCCACTCCCGCACACATTATTGACATTGTTCCCACCCTGCTGGAGGCAGCCCAAGTCGCATATCCGGAAAGCTGGGATAATATACCGACGATTCCCCTGCCAGGACGCAGCCTGCTGCCGTTACTTCAGGGTAAACCTCAATCCGAACGGACTCTCTACTTCGAGCACCAGGGAAACCGGGCAATTCGCGAGGGTCGCTGGAAACTGGCTGCCACCCGGGGCGGCCCTTGGGAGTTGTATGATGTCTCCCGCGACCGGACCGAGCTGAACGATCTGGCGAAAGCGGAACCGGAACGGGTTCAGCAACTTGCCCGAAAGTGGGATCAGTGGGCACAGGAGAACTTCGTGCTGCCCTTCCCTCAGGATTATCGCATCGATTATCTGGCACCGCTGCAGAAACCGTAG
- a CDS encoding PDZ domain-containing protein, whose protein sequence is MLCLLTLFLIVNYESQAQESAPNAAPQSIDPNLSPRQKYAALMSEAHKARLNQHYSKYYKATLGVVATDASGPLAAHLTNGAPDWWTGVGTNLDGNPGYGVVIMHVAPGSPADKAGLMKYDIILSFGKHRLASVRQLNALLAKAQPGQNVTLSVVQVGEKGAVSKVNVTLGWAERINAPAGGNPPWTATPQFPNAANFGHDDEYLANPKAPMQYQYAAPYEYAPKLNSSMPMDFEGSLSDK, encoded by the coding sequence TTGCTTTGTCTTCTCACACTCTTTTTGATCGTGAACTACGAATCACAGGCGCAGGAATCTGCTCCCAATGCTGCTCCCCAAAGTATTGATCCGAATCTGTCTCCCCGCCAGAAGTATGCTGCTCTGATGAGTGAAGCACACAAGGCGCGGCTGAATCAGCATTATTCGAAGTATTACAAAGCGACCCTGGGGGTTGTTGCCACAGATGCCTCCGGTCCTCTGGCCGCTCATCTGACAAATGGTGCTCCTGACTGGTGGACTGGTGTCGGAACGAACCTGGATGGCAATCCGGGGTATGGTGTGGTCATCATGCATGTCGCTCCCGGCTCACCAGCCGACAAAGCAGGGCTGATGAAATACGACATCATTCTTTCGTTCGGCAAGCATCGTCTGGCTTCCGTACGTCAATTGAACGCACTTCTGGCGAAAGCACAGCCGGGGCAGAACGTGACCCTCTCCGTAGTTCAGGTGGGAGAGAAGGGCGCTGTCAGCAAAGTTAATGTGACACTGGGTTGGGCCGAGCGGATCAATGCTCCTGCTGGTGGGAATCCTCCGTGGACCGCCACTCCTCAGTTTCCGAATGCTGCCAACTTTGGTCACGATGATGAATATCTTGCCAACCCGAAAGCACCGATGCAGTATCAGTACGCGGCTCCTTACGAGTACGCTCCCAAGTTGAACTCTTCGATGCCTATGGACTTCGAAGGCAGCCTCTCTGATAAGTAA
- a CDS encoding RimK/LysX family protein, protein MRKTLQSKKKQKSDPAVIGWREWISLPDLGIGLIKAKVDTGARSSSLHAYDLHRFERDQEEWIRFKVHPVQRRTHEVVEAEARIFEYRSVRSSSGKATMRPVIVTNIELLGFNWPVELTLANRDEMGFRMLLGREAFRQRFFVDAGKSYYGGKPPREKRT, encoded by the coding sequence GTGAGGAAAACACTGCAGAGCAAGAAAAAACAAAAATCTGACCCCGCAGTGATTGGTTGGCGTGAATGGATCAGTCTTCCAGATCTGGGAATTGGCCTGATCAAAGCCAAAGTTGATACGGGAGCACGTTCCTCATCGCTCCATGCTTATGACCTGCACCGGTTTGAGCGAGATCAGGAAGAATGGATTCGCTTCAAGGTACATCCTGTCCAGCGCCGGACACACGAAGTCGTCGAAGCTGAGGCCCGCATCTTCGAATATCGCTCGGTTCGCAGTTCCAGTGGCAAAGCAACCATGCGACCTGTCATTGTGACCAATATCGAACTTCTCGGCTTCAACTGGCCCGTTGAACTGACGTTGGCCAATCGGGATGAAATGGGCTTCCGAATGCTGCTCGGTCGCGAGGCGTTCCGTCAGCGTTTTTTTGTGGATGCGGGAAAATCTTACTATGGCGGTAAGCCTCCTCGAGAGAAACGAACCTGA
- a CDS encoding RimK family alpha-L-glutamate ligase produces the protein MKLAILSCSPRCYSTRRLREAAEHRGFKVKVLNTLKFAIDLKQAEPDLFFRQKSISDYDAVLPRVGASITYFGTAVVRQFEQMDIFCANTSAGITNSRDKLRSLQILSRHQIGIPQTTFVRDKKDVLPAIERVGGAPVVIKLLEGTQGIGVLLAESVKSAEAIIELLQNQKQNVLIQKFVAESKGRDIRAFVVGDRVVAAMRRVAQGQEFRSNVHRGGLTEPVVLDETYCKTAVRASQIMGLKVAGVDMLEGKDGPQIMEVNSSPGLEGIEKCTQLDIAGAIIDYIAAQVDFPEIDLRQRLTVSRGYGVTEIYIPEGSEYVGKTIQASGLRDKDINVLTLYRGTTVIPNPRSDRVLESNDRLLCFGKLDFMRDLIPAKTRRKRRPKVMDLPDLPVAEEVLSEAGHGASDASGTE, from the coding sequence ATGAAACTGGCAATCCTGTCATGCAGCCCCAGATGTTACAGTACGCGGCGGCTGCGCGAAGCTGCCGAACACCGCGGATTTAAAGTCAAGGTTCTCAACACACTCAAATTTGCCATCGATCTCAAACAGGCCGAACCCGACCTGTTCTTTCGACAGAAATCGATCTCCGATTACGATGCGGTCCTCCCACGTGTCGGCGCCTCGATTACCTACTTCGGAACCGCCGTCGTCAGGCAGTTCGAGCAGATGGACATTTTCTGTGCCAACACCTCGGCCGGTATCACCAATTCCCGCGATAAACTCCGTAGTCTGCAGATCCTCAGCCGACACCAGATCGGCATTCCGCAGACGACATTCGTTCGCGATAAAAAAGATGTGCTCCCCGCCATCGAACGGGTAGGGGGCGCACCGGTTGTCATCAAGCTGCTGGAAGGAACTCAGGGGATCGGCGTTCTGCTGGCGGAATCCGTGAAGTCCGCGGAAGCCATCATCGAACTGCTGCAGAACCAGAAGCAGAACGTACTGATTCAGAAGTTCGTCGCGGAAAGTAAGGGACGCGATATCCGGGCGTTTGTGGTCGGGGATCGTGTTGTCGCTGCCATGCGGCGTGTCGCCCAGGGGCAGGAGTTCCGCAGCAACGTCCACCGTGGCGGTCTGACCGAACCGGTCGTTCTCGATGAAACCTATTGTAAAACCGCGGTCCGGGCTTCTCAAATCATGGGTCTGAAAGTCGCCGGCGTTGATATGCTTGAGGGCAAAGACGGTCCCCAGATCATGGAAGTCAATTCCTCGCCGGGGCTGGAAGGGATCGAAAAATGTACCCAACTGGACATTGCCGGTGCGATCATTGACTACATCGCTGCCCAGGTGGATTTCCCGGAAATCGATCTCAGGCAACGACTCACCGTCAGTCGGGGATATGGCGTGACCGAGATTTATATTCCCGAGGGTTCAGAATACGTAGGCAAGACGATCCAGGCTTCCGGCTTGAGAGATAAGGATATCAACGTCCTGACGCTCTATCGCGGGACGACGGTGATTCCCAACCCCCGTTCAGATCGGGTACTGGAGTCCAACGACCGGCTGCTCTGTTTTGGAAAACTCGACTTCATGCGGGATCTGATTCCTGCTAAAACCCGTCGTAAGAGGCGGCCCAAAGTCATGGATTTGCCGGATCTGCCGGTGGCTGAAGAGGTGCTCTCGGAAGCCGGGCACGGAGCAAGCGATGCCTCAGGCACTGAATAA
- a CDS encoding succinylglutamate desuccinylase/aspartoacylase family protein yields the protein MKKIRPRKSIDQWNGDPIPPGTSRDVKLAVSESYSSMNVKIPIHIRRAKEDGPVVFVTAALHGDEINGTGAIRNLIQDTELHLLRGSVIFVPVLNLLAFDRHSRYLPDRRDLNRSFPGSANGSLASRMARIIFDEIVSRSDYGIDLHTASVRRTNYPNVRGDLSNKEVRRLAQAFGSEVIINGKGPQGAFRREACSIGCPTIIMEGGEVWKVEPGIVESAVRGVKNVLRDLEMLEGEHESPDYQVIIDKTNWVRAERGGFLKFHVKPGDIVEKDQPLATNTTILGRERSMLYAPFDSVVIGMTTLPAISPGEPVCHLGKLPPETRLSRIRRSRSEEDSLEGQVAEELSTNLVVEEPTDEAQQLRQHSEGNGEATAAE from the coding sequence ATGAAGAAAATCCGTCCGCGTAAATCGATCGACCAGTGGAATGGCGACCCGATTCCCCCCGGCACTTCCCGTGATGTGAAACTGGCTGTCAGCGAAAGCTACAGCAGTATGAATGTAAAGATTCCGATTCATATCCGCCGCGCCAAGGAAGACGGGCCGGTCGTCTTTGTGACGGCTGCGCTGCACGGCGATGAAATCAACGGCACCGGGGCGATCCGGAATCTGATTCAGGATACGGAATTGCATCTGCTGCGGGGCTCCGTGATTTTCGTACCCGTACTGAATCTGCTCGCCTTTGACCGGCACTCGCGATATCTGCCGGATCGACGCGACTTGAACCGTTCATTCCCCGGCTCCGCGAATGGCAGTCTGGCCAGTCGCATGGCGCGGATTATCTTCGACGAAATCGTTTCCCGTAGTGACTATGGAATCGACCTGCACACCGCTTCGGTGCGGCGGACCAACTATCCCAACGTGCGGGGCGACCTCTCCAATAAGGAAGTTCGACGACTGGCCCAGGCATTTGGCTCCGAAGTCATCATCAATGGCAAGGGGCCCCAGGGAGCTTTCCGGCGCGAGGCCTGTTCTATCGGCTGTCCGACGATCATCATGGAAGGGGGCGAGGTCTGGAAGGTCGAGCCGGGCATCGTGGAGTCGGCGGTGCGGGGGGTAAAGAACGTACTCCGCGATCTCGAAATGCTTGAAGGGGAACATGAGAGTCCCGATTACCAGGTCATCATCGACAAGACCAACTGGGTCCGTGCTGAGCGGGGGGGCTTCCTCAAGTTCCACGTTAAACCCGGGGATATTGTCGAGAAAGATCAGCCCCTGGCGACCAACACCACGATTCTGGGCCGCGAACGCAGCATGCTGTATGCACCCTTCGATTCGGTCGTCATCGGGATGACCACGCTGCCCGCGATCAGCCCCGGCGAGCCGGTTTGTCACCTCGGCAAACTGCCTCCCGAGACCAGGCTCTCCCGGATCAGGCGTTCCCGCTCTGAAGAGGACAGCCTGGAAGGACAGGTCGCCGAAGAGCTTTCGACCAACCTCGTGGTCGAAGAGCCGACTGACGAAGCACAGCAGCTCCGCCAGCACTCGGAAGGCAACGGCGAAGCGACTGCGGCGGAATAG